The Chrysiogenia bacterium genome has a segment encoding these proteins:
- a CDS encoding response regulator has translation MKKILVAEDFEVLSKLIRNALKGVEAQLMEAYDGAEALKMALAEKPDLIIMDMDMPKMTGFDVTRSLRAKPEFAATPILMLTATGDERSARDAGVTAFMYKPYSPAKLREKVQELLDH, from the coding sequence ATGAAGAAGATACTCGTCGCCGAAGATTTCGAAGTGCTCTCGAAGCTGATCCGCAACGCGCTCAAGGGCGTGGAAGCCCAGCTCATGGAGGCCTACGACGGTGCCGAAGCGCTCAAAATGGCGCTGGCCGAGAAACCCGACCTCATCATCATGGACATGGACATGCCCAAGATGACCGGATTCGACGTGACCCGCAGCCTGCGCGCCAAGCCAGAATTCGCTGCCACGCCGATCCTGATGCTCACCGCCACCGGGGATGAGCGCAGCGCCAGGGACGCCGGCGTCACCGCCTTCATGTACAAGCCCTACTCCCCCGCAAAGCTGCGCGAGAAGGTCCAGGAACTACTCGATCACTGA